One window from the genome of Anguilla rostrata isolate EN2019 chromosome 5, ASM1855537v3, whole genome shotgun sequence encodes:
- the e2f4 gene encoding transcription factor E2F4 has translation MELEITRSDLGAMAESLQPQTPSRHEKSLGLLTTKFVTLLQEAKDGVLDLKVAADTLAVRQKRRIYDITNVLEGIGLIEKKSKNSIQWKGVGPGCNTREIADKLIDLKAELEDLDRREHELDQQRVWVQQSIKNVTDDTQNSKLAYVTHEDICGCFKGDTLLAIRAPSGTQLEVPIPEAALNSQKKYQIHLKSTSGAIEVLLVNKDTSGSAPVVLPVPPPEDMFQSLPTPSATAAAPKGETPPAQPAADQSPSSAAASPVSAPAVPTPETSSNSTSALELAPPVADTPANETSSLDTQPLQSSASLDSSSSIPASSAVFEPIKADPSEMLDFPKELTEMLDPTKEIMSPDLLEELMASEVFSPLLRLSPPPGDHDYIYNLDESEGLCDLFDVPILNL, from the exons ATGGAGCTGGAGATTACCAGATCCGACCTGGGAGCCATGGCCGAGTCACTGCAGCCCCAAACCCCGAGCAGACACGAAAAGAGTCTGGGATTGCTAACAACCAAATTTGTTACTTTACTCCAAGAGGCCAAGGACGGAGTTCTAGACCTGAAAGTA GCGGCCGACACCCTCGCTGTGAGGCAGAAGAGGCGCATCTATGACATCACCAACGTCCTGGAAGGCATCGGGCTCATCGAGAAGAAGTCCAAGAACAGCATTCAGTGGAA GGGTGTCGGCCCCGGGTGCAACACGCGGGAGATCGCGGACAAGCTGATCGACCtgaaggcggagctggaggaccTGGACCGGCGGGAACACGAGCTGGACCAGCAGCGGGTCTGGGTCCAGCAGAGCATCAAGAACGTGACGGACGACACGCAGAACAGCAA GCTGGCTTATGTTACCCACGAAGACATCTGCGGCTGCTTCAAAG gtgaCACTCTCCTGGCAATTCGAGCTCCCTCAGGCACGCAGTTGGAGGTGCCCATACCTGAGGCA gcgCTGAACAGCCAGAAGAAGTATCAGATCCACTTGAAGAGCACTTCCGGCGCCATCGAGGTCCTGCTGGTCAACAAGGACAcgtctggctccgcccccgtgGTCCTGCCCGTCCCCCCGCCAGAGGACATGTTCCAgagcctccccaccccctccgccacGGCCGCCGCCCCCAAGGGCGAGACCCCGCCCGCCCAGCCCGCGGCGGACCAATCGCCATCCTCCGCCGCGGCCTCGCCCGTCTCCGCCCCCGCGGTGCCCACACCCG AAACTTCCAGCAACAGCACCAGCGCACTTGAGCTTGCCCCGCCCGTCGCAGACACACCGGCCAATGAGACGTCCTCCCTGGACACCCAGCCCCTCCAATCTTCCGCCTCATTGGACAGCAGCTCCTCGATCCCGGCCTCCTCCGCAGTCTTCGAGCCCATCAAGGCGGATCCTTCAGAGA TGCTGGACTTCCCTAAAGAACTCACGGAGATGTTGGACCCAACTAAAG AAATTATGAGCCCTGACCTTTTGGAAGAGCTCATGGCTTCTGAAG tgttctctcctctcctccgtctctctcctccacctggCGACCACGACTACATCTATAACCTGGACGAGAGCGAAGGTCTCTGTGACCTGTTTGATGTGCCCATCcttaacctttga